The following proteins come from a genomic window of Candidatus Paceibacterota bacterium:
- the thrS gene encoding threonine--tRNA ligase — MKNLEHIRHSLAHLLAAAVLELQPDAKNTIGPAIDNGFYYDFEFSAPVSDKDLPKIEKRMKQILKTWDKVSHQEVSEKEAREHFKANPYKLELIDEIVGKGEKITLYTFGKFTDLCRGGHSESAKEIKPDSFKLERVAGAYWRGDEKNKMLTRIYGLAYNTKEELDAYEAQREEAKKRDHKKLGKELDLFTFSELVGAGLPLWTPKGTVLRDILDSFVWELRKNHGYERVDIPHITKKELYEKSGHWQKFANELFKIETREGHTFVMKPMNCPHHTQIYARKPWSYRELPQRYASTTKVYRDEQSGELSGLSRVRAITQDDAHVFCLQSQVKDEMKKIWEIIEEFYSAAGFKLYHRLSLHDPKQMEKYLGTKEVWQQSEQELRDLVKEKGVTAIEALGEAAFYGPKVDFMAKDSLGREWQVATIQLDMNLPERFDLDCTNEKGERERIVMIHCAIMGSIERYLSILIEHFGGNFPLWLSPVQVKIIPIAENHHAEASRVYDEFKSAGIRAELALDGGFGKNVREAKVQKIPYFIIIGDKDLEAKKVTLESRDKGNLGQMKSSEIIERLLPEIKGKK; from the coding sequence ATGAAAAACTTAGAACACATTCGCCACTCTCTCGCCCACCTTTTGGCAGCAGCCGTTTTGGAACTTCAGCCTGATGCCAAAAATACCATCGGTCCTGCGATTGATAACGGCTTTTATTACGACTTTGAATTCTCCGCTCCAGTTTCGGATAAAGATTTGCCTAAAATTGAAAAGCGGATGAAGCAAATCCTGAAGACTTGGGATAAAGTCTCACACCAGGAAGTCTCGGAAAAGGAAGCTCGGGAGCATTTTAAGGCCAATCCTTACAAACTGGAATTGATTGATGAAATCGTTGGCAAAGGCGAGAAAATTACTCTCTACACTTTTGGCAAATTCACCGACCTTTGTCGTGGTGGCCATTCGGAATCAGCCAAAGAAATTAAACCGGACTCATTCAAACTTGAACGTGTCGCCGGCGCTTATTGGCGTGGCGATGAGAAGAATAAAATGCTAACCCGGATTTATGGGCTTGCTTATAACACCAAGGAAGAACTCGACGCCTATGAAGCCCAAAGAGAAGAAGCCAAAAAACGCGACCACAAAAAACTTGGTAAAGAGCTAGACTTGTTCACCTTTTCCGAACTGGTTGGAGCCGGCCTCCCCCTTTGGACCCCGAAAGGCACCGTCCTTAGAGATATTTTGGATAGCTTTGTCTGGGAACTCCGAAAAAATCACGGCTACGAACGGGTTGATATTCCCCACATCACCAAAAAAGAACTTTACGAAAAAAGCGGCCATTGGCAAAAATTCGCCAACGAACTCTTCAAAATTGAGACTCGTGAAGGTCACACTTTCGTCATGAAGCCGATGAACTGCCCCCATCACACACAGATCTACGCTCGCAAGCCGTGGAGCTACCGGGAATTGCCTCAACGTTATGCCTCAACCACCAAAGTCTACCGCGACGAACAGTCCGGAGAGCTTTCGGGCCTATCGCGCGTTCGCGCTATCACCCAAGATGATGCCCACGTTTTTTGTCTGCAGTCACAAGTCAAAGATGAAATGAAGAAAATTTGGGAAATTATTGAAGAATTCTACAGCGCCGCCGGTTTCAAACTCTATCACCGTCTATCTCTTCACGACCCGAAGCAGATGGAAAAATATCTTGGAACCAAAGAAGTTTGGCAGCAATCTGAGCAAGAACTCCGAGACTTGGTTAAAGAAAAAGGCGTCACCGCAATCGAAGCTTTAGGCGAAGCCGCTTTTTACGGGCCTAAGGTCGACTTTATGGCCAAAGATTCTCTCGGTCGAGAATGGCAGGTCGCCACAATCCAGCTTGATATGAATTTGCCGGAAAGGTTTGATCTCGACTGCACCAACGAAAAAGGTGAGCGCGAAAGAATCGTTATGATTCACTGCGCCATCATGGGCTCGATTGAGAGGTATCTGTCAATCCTGATTGAACACTTTGGCGGAAATTTTCCGCTCTGGCTCTCTCCTGTCCAAGTCAAAATTATTCCGATTGCGGAAAATCATCACGCTGAAGCTTCGCGAGTTTACGACGAATTTAAATCAGCCGGCATCCGTGCTGAACTGGCGCTTGATGGCGGTTTTGGTAAAAATGTCCGCGAAGCCAAAGTTCAAAAAATCCCCTACTTCATCATTATCGGCGATAAAGATTTGGAGGCTAAAAAAGTCACTCTAGAATCACGCGATAAGGGAAACTTAGGCCAAATGAAATCTTCTGAAATTATCGAGAGGCTTCTTCCGGAGATTAAGGGCAAGAAATAG
- a CDS encoding DNA topoisomerase subunit B produces the protein MAKNNDKKEDKKNGSGHHYDASSITVLEGLDPVRKRPGMYIGTTGPSGLHHLITEIFDNSRDEAMGGFCNDIEVVLLPNNQIRVTDNGRGIPVDMHKATKVSALETIMTTLHAGGKFGGEGYKVSGGLHGVGASVVNALSVYMKVIVHRDGGMFAQEYKQGKAKARVKRLGASKKNGTITIFEPDKEIFKEGIAFDFNWVVSHMRQQAYLVRGLRISVIDARDYQGSLDLEDVFYFREANIEALSQTFYFEGGLVSLVAFYNKIQKPIHKNIFYIEKKVDGVESVEVALQYVDDISDRIIAFANNIHTPEGGTHLTGFKTALTRTLNTYGKKNNLIKDGEDSFTGDDVLEGLTAVVSVKLREIQFEGQTKAKLGSVEAQSAVATVFGEAFSAFLEENPEDARSMINKSILAMKARKAAKAAKDSILRKGALEGMTLPGKLADCQTKDASESELFIVEGDSAGGTAKSGRDRRIQAILPLRGKILNIERARLDKMLASEQIKNLVVALGTAIGDTFDLAKLRYHKIIIATDADVDGEHIRTLLLTLFYRYFKPLLEQGFIYIAQPPLYKVKRGKEFLYFYSEEAKTKSLGKDIPEDAVVEAGEGEEVAEAEEDVKDSKRPAKVTIQRYKGLGEMNSEELWETTMDPARRILKKVKIDDAQEADKVFDMLMGTDVPARKSFIQSNAKYATLDI, from the coding sequence ATGGCTAAAAATAACGATAAAAAAGAAGACAAGAAGAACGGATCGGGGCACCATTATGACGCCTCGTCTATTACTGTCCTTGAAGGTTTGGATCCGGTCCGCAAGCGTCCCGGCATGTATATCGGTACTACTGGCCCAAGTGGTCTCCATCATTTGATTACCGAAATTTTCGATAACTCCCGCGATGAGGCGATGGGTGGATTTTGTAATGATATCGAAGTGGTACTTCTGCCGAACAATCAAATTCGAGTGACTGACAACGGTCGAGGTATTCCGGTTGATATGCACAAGGCTACAAAAGTTTCTGCTCTAGAGACAATTATGACAACCCTTCACGCTGGAGGTAAATTTGGCGGTGAGGGGTACAAAGTTTCTGGTGGTTTGCATGGTGTCGGTGCTTCGGTGGTGAACGCGCTCTCGGTTTACATGAAGGTGATCGTTCATCGTGATGGTGGGATGTTTGCTCAAGAGTACAAGCAAGGCAAGGCCAAAGCTAGAGTGAAGAGGCTCGGCGCTTCCAAAAAGAACGGAACAATTACGATTTTTGAGCCGGATAAAGAAATTTTTAAAGAGGGAATTGCTTTTGATTTTAATTGGGTGGTTTCGCACATGCGCCAGCAGGCCTACCTGGTGCGCGGGCTCCGGATTTCAGTAATTGATGCCCGTGATTACCAAGGCTCGTTGGATTTAGAAGATGTCTTTTATTTCCGTGAGGCCAATATCGAGGCGCTGTCCCAAACCTTTTACTTTGAGGGCGGTTTAGTGTCGCTCGTGGCGTTTTATAACAAAATTCAGAAGCCGATCCACAAAAATATTTTTTATATTGAGAAAAAAGTTGACGGGGTCGAGTCGGTTGAAGTAGCTTTGCAATATGTTGATGATATTTCCGACCGAATCATCGCTTTTGCCAACAACATCCATACCCCTGAAGGCGGTACCCATCTTACCGGTTTTAAGACCGCACTCACTCGAACCCTGAACACTTATGGTAAGAAAAATAATCTAATTAAAGATGGTGAGGACAGTTTTACTGGTGACGATGTGCTGGAGGGTCTTACTGCGGTTGTTTCAGTTAAACTACGCGAGATCCAATTTGAAGGTCAGACTAAAGCCAAATTGGGTAGCGTGGAAGCCCAGAGTGCCGTGGCCACAGTCTTCGGTGAAGCTTTCTCGGCTTTTCTCGAGGAAAATCCTGAAGATGCCCGTTCAATGATCAACAAATCGATTTTGGCGATGAAAGCCAGAAAGGCGGCGAAAGCGGCCAAAGACTCAATTCTCCGAAAAGGCGCGCTCGAAGGCATGACTTTGCCGGGAAAGTTGGCCGACTGTCAGACCAAGGATGCTTCCGAATCGGAGCTGTTTATTGTGGAAGGAGATTCGGCCGGCGGTACCGCCAAGTCTGGGCGCGACCGTCGTATTCAGGCCATCCTGCCATTGCGAGGTAAGATTTTGAATATTGAGCGGGCAAGACTAGACAAAATGCTGGCTTCAGAACAAATTAAGAATTTGGTGGTAGCGCTCGGTACGGCGATTGGCGACACTTTTGATTTGGCCAAACTTCGTTATCACAAAATTATTATCGCGACCGATGCCGATGTGGACGGTGAGCACATCCGTACTTTGCTTTTGACTTTGTTTTATCGCTATTTCAAACCACTTCTCGAACAAGGCTTTATTTATATCGCCCAGCCGCCACTTTACAAAGTTAAAAGAGGCAAAGAATTTTTGTACTTCTATTCCGAAGAGGCCAAGACCAAAAGTTTAGGCAAGGATATTCCGGAAGATGCCGTTGTTGAAGCTGGCGAAGGTGAGGAAGTTGCGGAGGCAGAGGAAGATGTCAAAGATTCCAAAAGGCCCGCCAAGGTCACCATTCAACGCTATAAAGGTTTGGGTGAAATGAACTCTGAAGAATTGTGGGAGACCACCATGGATCCGGCCAGACGCATTCTTAAGAAAGTTAAAATTGACGATGCTCAAGAAGCCGATAAAGTCTTCGACATGCTCATGGGTACCGACGTGCCGGCCCGTAAATCTTTCATCCAATCTAACGCCAAATACGCGACTTTAGATATCTAG
- the tsf gene encoding elongation factor Ts (EF-Ts; functions during elongation stage of protein translation; forms a dimer; associates with EF-Tu-GDP complex and promotes exchange of GDP to GTP resulting in regeneration of the active form of EF-Tu), whose protein sequence is MATTEQVKKLRDETGVSIMQCKKALEEAKDDMEKAKIVLQKKGGDIAAKKSDRTLGSGSVACYIHANGSVGAMVELSCETDFVSGNEEFKTLARDLAMQVTASNPEFVKKEDITAEARAKVAEVFAAEVANKPEAMREKILQGKLDAYFADKILLEQDYIKNPDLKIRNLVETAVQKFGEKIEIARFARFSVLGK, encoded by the coding sequence ATGGCTACCACTGAACAAGTTAAAAAGTTGCGTGACGAGACCGGTGTCTCAATCATGCAGTGCAAGAAGGCCTTGGAAGAGGCTAAGGATGATATGGAGAAAGCCAAAATTGTTCTTCAAAAGAAGGGCGGTGATATCGCGGCCAAAAAATCAGATCGAACTCTCGGCTCGGGTTCAGTTGCTTGTTATATTCACGCCAACGGCTCGGTTGGAGCAATGGTGGAGCTATCCTGCGAGACCGATTTCGTCTCCGGTAATGAAGAATTTAAGACTTTGGCAAGAGACTTGGCGATGCAAGTGACCGCCTCAAATCCGGAATTTGTTAAGAAAGAAGATATTACAGCCGAGGCTCGGGCCAAGGTGGCTGAAGTTTTTGCTGCTGAAGTCGCCAATAAGCCGGAAGCTATGCGCGAGAAAATTTTGCAAGGTAAGCTCGACGCCTATTTTGCTGACAAAATTTTACTGGAACAGGACTATATCAAGAATCCAGATTTGAAAATTCGCAACTTGGTGGAGACGGCAGTTCAGAAATTTGGTGAGAAAATCGAGATTGCTCGTTTCGCCCGCTTCTCCGTGCTGGGAAAATAG
- the rpsB gene encoding 30S ribosomal protein S2, translating to MTQAVKDTMNKGVEAMFKVGAHFGLGRARRHPSTAEYIFGAKNKVEIFDLEKTSVLLDKAKEFVKTVAASGGMVLFAGSKNESLTAIKDAAMRLDQPYVAGRWIGGTLTNFPQIRKRVERMEDLISKREKGELAKYTKKERLLIDREIAKLERFFLGLVVMKQKPKAVFVIDPKKEMIAVREAKHENIPVIALAGSDCDISLVDYPIVGNDTARASIAFFVKEIADAYEAGRLSKKE from the coding sequence ATGACCCAAGCGGTAAAAGATACTATGAATAAAGGAGTTGAGGCCATGTTTAAGGTCGGTGCCCATTTTGGTTTGGGCCGAGCCCGACGACACCCTTCGACCGCCGAATATATTTTTGGCGCCAAGAATAAAGTTGAGATTTTTGACCTGGAAAAGACCAGTGTCCTTCTGGATAAAGCTAAGGAGTTTGTTAAGACTGTGGCTGCTTCTGGTGGTATGGTCCTTTTTGCCGGCTCCAAAAATGAGAGTCTCACTGCCATTAAGGACGCTGCGATGCGCCTGGATCAGCCGTATGTGGCTGGCCGATGGATTGGCGGTACCCTGACTAATTTTCCTCAAATTCGCAAGCGAGTCGAGAGGATGGAAGATTTGATTAGCAAGCGAGAGAAAGGCGAGCTTGCCAAGTACACTAAAAAAGAACGACTGTTGATTGACCGAGAAATTGCGAAACTGGAGAGATTTTTCCTGGGTCTGGTTGTTATGAAGCAAAAACCAAAAGCGGTTTTTGTGATTGATCCGAAGAAGGAAATGATCGCGGTTAGGGAGGCCAAACACGAAAATATCCCGGTGATTGCCTTGGCCGGTTCCGACTGTGATATCAGTCTTGTTGATTATCCAATCGTCGGTAATGATACTGCTAGGGCGAGCATCGCCTTCTTTGTGAAGGAAATCGCTGACGCCTATGAAGCTGGGCGCTTGAGCAAAAAAGAATAA
- a CDS encoding PCRF domain-containing protein, translating to MENFDLKIYKENNKTSYLASAYEKLLTEEKSVHEMLEKDPSFKDLAKDELDSLAEQKMGLITQMKEILDSEKVEEEFPNEMILEIRAGAGGDEAALFARNLSSMYRGYADSLGWAFLTISESMNDIGGYKEAVFEIKGKDCFRRLRFETGVHRIQRVPETEKSGRVHTSTASVAILPIRKKTKIEINPADIEMEFSRSGGAGGQNVNKVETAVRLIHKPTGIDVRCTSERSQAKNRDKAMSILIAKLEVVKAEEEAKKFASERKNQIGTGDRSEKIRTYNVLQDRITDHRIKESWHNIETIMAGEISPILDALEAKSQLNEA from the coding sequence ATGGAAAATTTCGATCTAAAAATCTATAAGGAAAACAACAAGACCTCATACTTGGCTTCGGCTTATGAGAAGCTTTTGACTGAAGAGAAGTCGGTTCACGAAATGCTCGAAAAAGATCCGTCTTTCAAAGACCTGGCCAAAGATGAGCTTGATAGTTTGGCTGAACAAAAAATGGGACTGATTACTCAAATGAAAGAGATTTTGGATTCAGAAAAAGTTGAGGAGGAGTTCCCGAATGAGATGATTTTGGAAATCCGCGCCGGGGCCGGTGGAGACGAAGCGGCGCTTTTCGCCAGAAACCTGTCTTCAATGTATCGAGGCTATGCCGATTCGCTTGGCTGGGCATTTCTCACCATCAGTGAGTCAATGAACGATATCGGTGGCTACAAAGAGGCAGTTTTTGAAATTAAGGGCAAAGATTGTTTTCGGCGATTGCGTTTTGAGACCGGTGTGCACCGCATTCAGCGAGTGCCGGAAACGGAAAAATCTGGCCGAGTTCATACTTCGACCGCCTCTGTGGCGATTTTGCCGATTCGTAAGAAGACCAAGATCGAAATCAACCCGGCTGACATCGAGATGGAATTTTCGCGCTCTGGTGGGGCCGGAGGGCAGAATGTTAACAAGGTTGAGACGGCCGTTCGCCTTATTCACAAGCCGACAGGCATCGATGTGCGCTGTACTTCCGAAAGAAGTCAGGCCAAAAACCGTGATAAGGCCATGTCGATTTTGATTGCCAAACTGGAAGTTGTGAAAGCCGAAGAAGAGGCCAAAAAATTTGCGAGCGAAAGGAAAAATCAGATTGGCACCGGTGATCGTTCCGAAAAAATCAGGACTTACAATGTGCTTCAGGACCGAATTACTGATCATCGGATTAAAGAATCTTGGCACAACATTGAAACCATCATGGCCGGCGAAATTAGCCCGATTCTGGACGCTTTGGAGGCTAAAAGCCAGTTGAATGAAGCTTGA
- the rpmE gene encoding 50S ribosomal protein L31: protein MKAEIHPKYFPNAKATCACGKSFTVGSTKEKIEVEICSACHPFYTGNDKIVDTAGRLERFKARVAKGKVARAK from the coding sequence ATGAAAGCCGAAATCCATCCAAAGTATTTCCCGAACGCAAAAGCCACCTGCGCCTGTGGCAAGTCTTTTACTGTGGGTTCAACCAAAGAAAAAATTGAAGTTGAAATTTGTAGCGCCTGCCACCCTTTCTACACCGGTAATGATAAGATAGTAGATACCGCCGGCCGGCTTGAGAGATTCAAAGCTAGGGTTGCTAAGGGGAAAGTGGCTAGAGCCAAATAA